The Gadus macrocephalus chromosome 12, ASM3116895v1 genome segment CTTGCGAAATATTTTCACAAGCCAAATTCTCATACTTATCCTTTACCCACACTGGGAATGTAAAATGTTATGGaagtggagaaaaaaaagaattcatTATTTAATATCATTATTTGATGTCTCTTTCAGTCTTCTTGGacacatccacaaacaacaaATCAGAGACAAACTCTGGCTTCAATCTATATTGTTTCTTTATAAAAACTCCTCCCCTCAGCCCTTCACTGGCCAACGGTTCTCTCAAGCTTCTCCACTGTTCTACCAGAAAAACTGAGGTCTGATTCGGGCGCCCAAATCCGGATTAGAGCTCAAATTACCGTCTCCTCGCCTCATTTGCATCTAGAACCCGCAGTCTTCAAAACAAGCATGTGGACTAAGCCAATGATATGATAATAGCATGAAACGAGAAGCACATTTTAAACAGGGAATCTTGTCCCTGCGGTGACTCGAGGCCTTGAAACGAAGTGAAAGTTACACACAACGTACCAGAAGTGGAGTCAATGTCCAGGGAGATGGGTGCAAAGAAACGGAGGAAGTCCTAGCAGCGGGAACGACAACAACCGAACCGCCAATAAGAACATCCGCCAACGTCCACCCAAAGAGACCCGGCTCAGGGTAAGAGTCAACCCCCCAACCTCCTAAACCCATGCTGTGTTGTCCAACCACAACAAGCAATCCATCACAATCTACCCCAGGTGATGACAAGAGAACATAAACAGGCAGGCCGGGGACTGTTTCAGAgcgggagaggaaaggaggcgAAGGGGATGTTAACGACAGGGGAGAAGGTGGGGTAATGGGAGGAGATCCTCCAGATACGGTGGGATAACTGAGGCCTGACAGATGAAGTGATGGAGACTAAACCCACGAAACCAGCCAGACAGCCTGAGCAGCGAACGACTCcggaacaccccccccccccccccccccgagtacaACGCACTCATTCATCAACGTCGGCTTTATTAGGAAGCCTCTGAAATAGCAGAATGTAACGCCGCTATCCTCTGGGTCTGTCCGCCTGCTCCTGAGCTTGGACGGGACTGTTAAGTCACGATGCTCGGCACTGGCTTCCAGCCCAGCTAGCATCCACTCCGGTTCATGAATCAACCCTTCTGGCCCCGGGACGTTCTCCTGCAGTCTCCCTTGACCCCTTTATCTTTGGTTGATCTTTTGGTGCAGTTGACGCCGAGAAAAACGATAAAAGACGACAAAGGTGGCTTTGAAGAAATGtgtatctcttctctctctaatGCACACGTTGACCCTCACCGAAGTTGGAAAAGTGTGTTAGTCGTTATTGCTTTAAAGTTTACACATCTAGAGGTCGAATGCCAAAGaaagacacatgcacaaacacacacacacacacacacacacacacacacacacacacacacacacacacacacacacacacacacacacacacacacacacacacacacacacacacaccaaggaaCACACACGGGTGCCATAACAGCATGGGACCTACAAAACATCCCGGAGCAGTCTAAACAGGGCCCTGAGCAGAATGTTAAGCAAATCTAGAAATGAATGGAGCAACCAGGTCAGcatattttgttttcttactcTCATATGTACGATTACAGTATAACCTTTACACATGTTCAGACTCAGCTGAAGAAGCCGGACAGCATTAACCTTTCCAGCTATTTCCTTGatgggttgtttgtttttgtgtgtgtgtgtgtgtgtgtgtgtgtgtgtgtgtgtgtgtgtgtgtgtgtgtgtgtgtgtgtgtgtgtgtgtgtgtgtgtgtggaatgtgtgtttgtgtgcgtgtgttgttgtgtgcgcgtgtatgtctgtgtaagtgtgtgtgtttgtgtctatatgtgtgttttAAGTCGTAAAGGAGAACCTGAAGGTCAtaaatagtagtgtatgtgagcgtAACCCAGTTTTGGCCATAAAGGCTGCGTTGttcaatatgttttttttgtgtgtgttttatgtatttgtCTGAGTTTGATGGCAATGTCATTCTGCGTCGGTGTCGTATGTGaggtttgcatttgtgttgtggtttgtgtgtgtttgtgagtgtgtatgtatgtgtttgttcaagcctgtgtgtgtcattgtgtgtgtgtgtgtgtgtgtggtggtgtgtgtgtgtgtgtgtgtgtgtgtgtgtgtgtgtgtgtttgtattcaagcctgtgtgtgtgtgtgtgtgtgtgtgtgtgtttgtgtgcgtatgaatgtgtgtttgtgtgtgtgagtcgagcgggtgtgtgtgagcagcagtGTGTAGCATGTGGAGTGCACTGTGCCTCTTGACGGACCCTGGGCCTGTCGACAGCTCCTCTGCAGCCTGTCAGGCTGAGAACAGCTCAATGTGTGAGTGAAGAGTAGCTGTAGGAGCTACGCCCAGGCAGAAGTGTGGTTGTCTggagctctctgtctctctttctctctctctctgcctcttttctgtctctctcccccttcctctctctctctctctctctctctctcatctctctctctctctctctctctctctctccctctccatctctctctctctctctctctctctctctctctctctctctcctctctctctctctctctctctcctctcatctctctctctctctctctccttctctctctctctaccccccgcatcccccccctccgacTTAGCCACAGTTGATTTGTATCGATGAGTGTCTTCTGAACGTGTGTATTTGCGTCTGCATTCGAGAGAGACGGCATTTAGGAATGTCTGCTCCATGTCAGCCATGAAGTCAATTAATGGAACAGGCTTCCCTGACTCCCCTCCTCCTGCGGGACATGTGACCCGTGATGACACACTTTATCAGGCcctgaccccccctctcccatgcCCCAAACCCTCCAGAGCCTTTCTGCCTCCCGTCACAACAACAGCTCTCTATCAGATCCCTTGGCTTCCTCAGTCGCTTCTTCTCcctctgtttgtttttctttcttaatcagtcctcttccttccttccttccttccttccttccttccttccttctcctcccttcttccttccttccttccttctttccttccttccttccttccttccttccttccttccttccttccttccttccttccttccttccttccttccttccttccttccttctttccttccttccttccttccttccttccttcctctccttccttccttccttccttccttccttccttccttccttccttcattgCTACTTATATGTTtgcctccttcctcccttttACTTATTCCTTCCACCTTCAATGGattcttccttccttctctcctttccctAAAGCTTCCTTCAATATCGACCTCCTTCCTTCCATTGTGAAATCCCTTTCTTGCCTCTATCCTTCCTTCTATATCGATTCTTCCATCTTCCACAaagattccttatttttttcctttgtggCGTGTGTTTCTTCCAACCTTCCTTTCTCcttctttcctttcttcctttctatctatcttccttccttcctcctgtGGTTCCTTTCGTGGTGtcctcctttccttcctccccgtcctcctcctctctccccagcaGATGCCTCATGCAGAGTTGTATGCAGTGTGGTGGTCCGACCAAGGCCAGCTGAGTCTGTTGTCCCCCACTTTGATCTACGAACGGATGGCCAACAGTGATGTCATACCAAACCGAATGCAgacgaaacaacaacaacaacaacaaccacaacaacaacaagacacaGACTGACGAACAGACAGGCAAACCAAATACTGTTCATGTCTGCCAAAGTGAGTAGGGAAGTTGTATTGGAAAAAGTGATCTTTGTATTCTATAATTGCAGCAAACTCATTTCTCATCTTTGTTCAAAGACTTACATcacaaaatacacattcacaGCACACATAAGGCTCCAACGCAACCGCTACATTCTAGAAGAGACatttcccccaaaaaaatgTCAGACTTCAGTGAAAATATAAAATGGAGGCAAATGAAATCTTGTAGGGCTAATTTCACCAGTTGACATTACATATGTGGATAAATGAGCTCCGACCGGGCCTGCGACTACGCATCATCCCCTCAAACATAATTACACGCAACATAAGCCACAGCAGTCGCTGCACCCTACCAACGCAGCGTGGAAAGCTTTGATTCTGCGCCATAAGAGATGTGCTGGAAGCGCACTAAATAAACCCTGGATAAACAGAGAATAAACACAGTTAGGGTTTCTGCTGCCATCCTACTGAACCCTGTGTGGCTGGGCAACAGTTCTCTAGTCTAGGGGCCCCTAGACTGGGGATCTCAGGGGCCGCTCTGTGTAAACTTAaaacatggaggggggggggggggagggaggaaggtagTATATGAATAATAATGCAGTCCATGCTAAAGCAGTTTCTCCTCTCATGTCTTCTGAGAATCATATCCTTTGATGCCGGTAATAAGCCATATACcatatgaaaaaaacataaaatctccACTTGGTGGATCATAATCATAATCTTCCTATACCTTCGAGATAATCTTCAAAGAATCCCGCTAGAGCAGACTTGACCCCCTTCgaggaaaaaaaacagacaaaagGTCAAGTACAAATCCTCACGTCCACAACCCCTAGGTCCAAATCCTCACGTCCAAACCCTGATTCAATGTCAATTACAATAAGGCTTCCACTGATGCTTAAAAACCCCGGAATGCATCCACCATTCACTGACCGGAGAGAAGCCTTCACCTCAATGCAGCATGACTTTTTCTGAGATGACTCAAGAGTACATACTCAATCATCATACATTAGTTCTATACCCCTCAAGTCATCAACTACCAGAGACACCTGCAGGGATTCGGGCCCACACAATAGAAGAACCAGCCACACTAACACAGCTGCAGCCCCTGGAGTATTCTTCCCAGACGGCCTATTTCCCTAATATTATGGTATATGTGTTCCATCCATTGTGCTGCGGGCGCCCGTGTCACAATGATGTTGTAATGATGAGTGTGGGAGAGGGCTCTTATTCCTCCGTGTAGCCGATCCTCTTTCACCTTTCTAATGGACCACAGGTAGATCTGCTTAACAgcggggagacggagagccTTTCTACACCCTTCCTCCGTTTCTTCCTTTGAGGGGTAAATGGGgtagagacgagagagagagagagagagagagagagagagagagaggagacagagggagaggagatggcgagagggagatacagagaggcgagaggaggagggcttGCAGGGGGCTCTAGATATGGATAATACACTTGCTAACACCGCCAATGATCAATGGCAGACAacacaatgcatcatgggatgaATGTGGCGGCGGGGCCTTTGATGTGGGAGCGCCTCCATCTTCAGAAGACAAACAGAGTGCGCTTATGCGCTTttagtctgtgtttgtgtgtgtgtgcgtgtgtgtgtgtgtgtgtgtgtgtgtgtgttgtgtgtgtgtgtgtgtgtgtgtggtgtgtgtgtgtgtgtgtgcgcctgcttgtgtgtgcgcctgcttgtgtgtgcgtgtgtatgacagtgtgtgtgtgagtctgtgtttgtgtgtacctgtgtttgtATACTCAAGGTTGAGAAATTGAAACAACACAACTAGAAGTTGTGTGAATTAGGAGCATATAGTCTCAGAATCCACCGAGGCAATATCTCCCTCCTtaccattaaaaaaagaaacaaactaaACACAAACATGACCGACCCGATAGGAAAACACACCTGGCTAGGACCTCAATCACCTCCTgccccctgcccctgccccctgccccccgtccccccacacacattccGATCGGCCGGCGAGATAAGATCAATACAGAAATAGACAGAATGCCGTTCCCACGGCTGGGTCTCCACGCCACAGGGCACGGACTGCGGGGATAGCAGAGGAAGTCGCCAATGAGCATTATCACACTGCACGTTTCTCTAACAAAACCCGCATATGGATACGAAAATGACGTGACTTTGTACGCGGGTTTGTATGCTCACCACGTTTGTCTCACCGTGGCCTGCTGCGAAACCTGCTCTCTCAGACACAACAGGAGAGCTAGCTCTGATGACACATACActcagcttctctctctctctcgtcccccccgtcccgtcccccctcGCAACCAAACAGCCCTCTCTTACGACTCTTCATCCTTTTCTCCCCCCCCAAGAAAAGTAACCACAATATAATTTCATCCATGGCTCTGTCAATATTATTCCTCAGCGTCTCAAAGCAGAGCAGGGACGATTTTTGGAGCAAGACCACATGAGactggggcgagagaggggtgggagtgagtgagggtgagagagaccttggtgagatagagagagagatagatagagtgtgaggagggggggggggggggggagggggggggggtgaggggagacagagagtcagagagagatagagagtgagatgaggggagagagtgagacaggagagagagagacagagagagagacagagagagagaggggggagagagcagagagagagcgctagagggagagagtggtggaaagagaaagagagacagagagaaagagacagagagagagagagagctagagggggagagggggagacagagagagtactTCAGAGCCGGGCTGACTGGGGAACTGGGCTGCCTTGAAGCAACAGACCACTCCTTTAAATCCATCATGCTTTACTCATGTTCTCTTTGAAGCCTCCCTCGCTCGCCCCTCCGGATAAAGCATCCTGCTTGTCCTTATCTGGGTCCTCCTCACAAAAGTGAGAAAACTATGCGCACATTactctctttcctttttttcctttttttttcctcttacCTCGGCCGGCCACTAGGGGTCCCTGTGAACATGATAAACGTATAgcctacttttcttttttttttcggtgATATATACTTCAACCCCTCGACCGCCTGCCTTTCTGTCTCCGTCAAGGCCGCGGAAGCAAATAAATGAAGATGTGTGAGGATGTCTCGTGTGGTGAGGTAGAGCTACATCTCGACCAGCGGGAGCGCTTTCATAACACGGCTGATAGGAAAAAAGCAACTGATCCAAGGACAAGGGAGCTCTGCCTGACAGTTATTGCTGGGATCTGTGGCTGTGGCCCTTCTGGGGTTATTCCCGCACagcatcagacagacagacagacagacagtggtaGATCTACAAGGACAAGCAGAcacataatcccccccccctccccctcccacccacacacacacacacacacacacacagacacacacacacacacacacgcacacacacacacacacacaccacacacacacacacacacacacacacacacacacacacacatttgcacgcagacacacacagttatggAAAATGGCCCTGCCGTCTTTTTGGATCAAAGTCGTCAGGAGGAGAGGGTCATTTTCACATTTTTTCGTCTTCATTTCACACGGCTCAACGTAATGATGGATGTGGCGTTGCTTTGTTTATTTCCCCCCAGATATATTTGGATTTTCAATGGAAACCAATTCGCAGCCCTGCTCTCTTTTCATTTCTCCGCGGCCCCTCGATATCACCCCCAAGCCCTCTCCCCCAGGCATGGTGCATTCTGTGAGTGAGCATTTCTGTGGTCCGCCCAGCAGAACAGTTCACTTTAAAGCCCTCTCCTTCATCTCTGACGATACGTGCGCTCGGCTGCAGCGTTCTGGCCTCTGTCCAGGAAACTCCCACTGCTCAGGCTACTcataacccccaccccccccccaggccgaccccccccccccccccccagccgacccccccccctcttcttacGGGGCCAAGAATGTGGAAAAGCTTCAAAGAGAAAGCTCTGGACAAGGTGTGGTTTAAGGCAGGAACCAGGGTCCACAGGTGGCTGTGGTCAGAGGAGGAAGACCGCTTACGATACACCtgtcgaaggggggggggggggggggggctctataAAAGAAGAGcagtttaaattaaataaacaacaaTCGTCGATCAATGTTTGCTGTCATGTAATTTAATAATGAGCCGCATAATCGCGGAAAACCTGGAAACATATGTGGACCCAAAGAGGCAGTCGCGCAGAACGCGAACACGAAACAGGAGGGGGGCCGTTGGAGCTCGCTCGCCTTATTCATACCAGAGGTTCGGCGACGGTGCCCGGTGAGACACAGCAAAACAACGAACCCTGAAAACCCCAtcaaggggtcagaggtcgaagcgagagagagagagagagagagagagcggaaacAGACCCGCTTTTACAACGTGGACGTGAGTTAAAAAGACGAGCTGATCAAAGCCGCTCGGCGCACACGGCCCCTCGCGCCGTTTCCATCTTCGCCTCCTTCGTCTGAACGCTGATGAAGAGAACCGtcggtgagtgagtgacaggNNNNNNNNNNNNNNNNNNNNNNNNNNNNNNNNNNNNNNNNNNNNNNNNNNNNNNNNNNNNNNNNNNNNNNNNNNNNNNNNNNNNNNNNNNNNNNNNNNNNCATCGCCGGGTGCGGAGAGGTGGCGAGCTGGGTCCCGTAGCCGGAACCGATACCCGGTACAGGGTGTTAGTGTACGAGGGCCTCCCCATGGGGGTCGGCGTGAAGGCGCTGGTGCTCTGCATGTATCCCGGGTATGTGCTCACGTCGGTTCGCTtgaacctcttcctcctcctcaggaaGCTGCCGTTGTCGAACATGTCCTCCGCGGCGGGATCTAGAGTCCAGTAGTTGCCCTTCCCGGGCCGGCCTGGCTCCCGCGGGATCTTGACAAAGCAGTCGTTGAGGGTGAGGTTGTGGCGGATGGAGTTCTGCCACTTCTTGGAGTTCTCTCTGTAGAAGGGAAAGCGCTCCATGATGAACTTATAGATGCCCCCCAGGGTGAGTTTCCTCTCCGACGAGTTGGCTATGGCCATAGCGATGAGAGCGATGTAGCTGTAGGGCGGCTTCCCCCTCTGAACGGGCCTTTTCCGGCGGCGACTGCCCGTCGTCGACAGGTGGTCCTCGCTGTGACCCAAATCGGTCCCGTCTTCCGTGTTGGGACTGGTCCCCGGGGCTCAGACTTGATGAGGACGTTGTCTTTGGACCGGGCCTGTGTCATCACAGACGGCGGAGGCAGCGGGGAGTCCAGGCTGACGTTCGGGGACAGGACAACAGGGCTGGACGCCTCCACCGGCGAGTGCTGTGTCGTCTCGGCCGTCATGTTGCACATGCCCGAATAGTACGAATAATTTGCCAGATTCATAAAATAATTGTGTGTTCACCTTCCTTCTAAAACTGTTTATTTATCTTAGACGATGCTCCCGTGACCTACGGTCTCATGTAGCGGAAGACGCCAGTGAGTTTAGTCCTCTGGCCACACTGGCATAAAGGTGAAGTCAGCTGGATGCCCCGCGTCGAGAGTGGCCAGCCTAAATCCAGGTGAGAGGGAGCCGTTGACATTTTTATAAGggcgaggggaagggggagggagggggggggggggggtgatgatgaCGCCACACGCGGACAAATGACCGGGAGGGAATCTGTTACCCTCTTGCGGCCATGCGACTTTTTTAAATCGTGCAGCTATTGAGGCAACATCGTGGTCCTGGAAGTAAAAAATTAAATGTTAAGACTTTATTGTTGAAGTGTCCGAGCCAACTGATTTTGATGTTCCTCAGTGCATTCAAGTTGGTAATATGTTTTCCTCAAATGTATACACGCCTGATGTTTTACAGACA includes the following:
- the foxe3 gene encoding LOW QUALITY PROTEIN: forkhead box protein E3 (The sequence of the model RefSeq protein was modified relative to this genomic sequence to represent the inferred CDS: inserted 2 bases in 2 codons); its protein translation is MNLANYSYYSGMCNMTAETTQHSPVEASSPVVLSPNVSLDSPLPPPSVMTQARSKDNVLIKSEPXGTSPNTEDGTDLGHSEDHLSTTGSRRRKRPVQRGKPPYSYIALIAMAIANSSERKLTLGGIYKFIMERFPFYRENSKKWQNSIRHNLTLNDCFVKIPREPGRPGKGNYWTLDPAAEDMFDNGSFLRRRKRFKRTDVSTYPGYMQSTSAFTPTPMGRPSYTNTLYXGIGSGYGTQLATSPHPSVPCGVETQPWRRSHIKGPAATFIP